One genomic segment of Coffea arabica cultivar ET-39 chromosome 6e, Coffea Arabica ET-39 HiFi, whole genome shotgun sequence includes these proteins:
- the LOC113695074 gene encoding ras-related protein RABE1a-like, with amino-acid sequence MAATPTRARADYDYLVKLLLIGDSGVGKSCILLRFCEDSFTTSFITTIGIDLKIRTIELDGKRIKLQIWDTAGQERFRTITTAYYRGAMGILLVYDVTDESSFNNIRNWIRNIEQHASDSVDTILVGNKADMDESKRAVPTSRGQALANEYGVKFFETSAKTNHNVNEVFFSIARDIKKRLAESEIRAEPPTIKIKKPDPVKISTAEPQKSACCR; translated from the exons atggcaGCCACTCCTACTAGAGCACGAGCTGACTATGACTACCTCGTCAAGCTCCTCCTCATCGGCGACAGCG GAGTTGGAAAGAGTTGCATTCTATTGAGGTTCTGTGAAGATTCATTTACAACGAGTTTTATCACCACCATTGG CATTGACCTTAAGATTAGGACAATTGAGCTCGATGGAAAGCGCATTAAATTACAAATATGGGATACAGCTGGTCAAGAACGTTTTAGAACTATCACCACAG CGTATTACAGAGGAGCCATGGGCATATTGCTGGTCTATGATGTTACGGATGAATCGTCGTTCAACA aCATCAGAAACTGGATTAGGAATATAGAACAACATGCTTCCGACAGTGTGGACACCATTCTCGTTGGAAATAAAGCTGACATGGATGAGAGCAAAAGG GCGGTGCCAACATCACGAGGCCAGGCATTAGCCAATGAATACGGCGTTAAATTTTTTGAGACG AGTGCTAAAACAAATCATAACGTGAACGAAGTCTTCTTTTCAATTGCCCGAGACATAAAGAAAAGGCTGGCTGAGAGTGAAATCAGAGCAGAG CCCCCAaccatcaaaatcaaaaaaCCAGACCCAGTAAAGATCTCAACTGCAGAACCGCAAAAATCAGCTTGCTGCAGGTGA
- the LOC113695075 gene encoding ras-related protein RABC2a-like, whose product MASTGLSSSNSSSSSYDLSFKILLIGDSGVGKSSLLVTFISNSVEDLSPTIGVDFKIKLLTVGGKKLKLTIWDTAGQERFRTLTSSYYRGAQGIVLVYDVTRRETFTDLSDIWAKEVELYSTNQDCVKMLVGNKVDKESERVVSKEEGMTLAEELGSLFLECSARTRENVEQCFEELALKIMEVPSLLEEGSAVGKRNILKQKQVHHTSGGGCCS is encoded by the exons ATGGCCTCCACCGGACTCAGCAGTAGTaatagcagcagcagcagctacGATCTGTCATTTAAGATCTTGTTGATCGGAGACTCCGGAGTCGGCAAAAGCAGCCTCCTCGTCACTTTCATTTCCAATTCTGTTGAAGATCTTTCCCCTACCATCG GTGTGGATTTTAAGATCAAGCTGCTCACTGTTGGTGGGAAGAAGTTGAAGCTTACAATTTGGGATACCG CTGGACAAGAGAGGTTCAGGACTTTGACAAGCTCATACTACAGAGGTGCTCAAGGGATCGTTCTTG TTTATGATGTGACAAGGAGGGAAACCTTTACAGACTTGTCTGATATATGGGCAAAAGAAGTCGAACTTTATTCAACTAATCAGGATTGTGTCAAGATGCTTGTTGGTAACAAAGTTGACAAG GAGTCTGAAAGAGTTGTAAGCAAGGAAGAAGGAATGACCCTTGCAGAAGAGCTAGGGTCTTTATTTCTTGAATGCAGTGCCAGAACGCGAGAAAATGTGGAGCAGTGCTTTGAAGAACTGGCTTTGAAG ATTATGGAGGTGCCCAGTCTTTTGGAAGAAGGATCTGCTGTGGGGAAGAGAAATATTTTAAAACAGAAACAAGTGCACCACACATCTGGTGGCGGTTGTTGCTCATAA